Proteins from a genomic interval of Microthrixaceae bacterium:
- a CDS encoding carboxylesterase family protein — MIAETHTVETPLGPVRGTRTVGADRISVFRGIRYAEAPVGTRRFRPPEPTAAWHSVYDATVAGPRAIQPPSLLTAAPEPEDEDCLSLNIWTPDVSARQAVMVWIHGGSFTSGSGSQPYYDGTRLAQRGVVVVSINYRLGALGFLHLGEFDDELVGTANLGLQDQTLALAWVRDNIAAFGGDPDRVTLFGESAGAMSAAVHLASPGSRGLFRRVIAQSGAAGHVQSAASGTKVAEAVLDSLGLGPGPLDRGAGRSGHRLLDRLQGVSAAALRQAVHTVSRQSVGDTALAFCPTIDGVTISEHPVESLRSGSSCDVDLLCGTNADEMNLFRVQDLLSGTSEDLNEDRLRRRLARALEFWGSPVGLDEALARYRDRYPYQDNSQLWSTISTDTTFRAHMFAMADAHAARGRVWSYHFTQPSSAFGGALGACHAVEVPFVFDNLDQPGVEVLLGELTPRRRRFAAALADTWAQFASVDDPSQIRVPATSDCWLRYRTGPRYQAVLDLESRQVEGLDADLMSIWVRTPEARSGVESGKMVS; from the coding sequence GTGATCGCCGAGACGCACACGGTCGAGACGCCGCTCGGGCCCGTCCGCGGGACCCGCACGGTCGGGGCCGATCGGATCAGCGTCTTTCGCGGAATTCGCTACGCCGAGGCCCCGGTCGGCACGCGGCGGTTTCGTCCGCCCGAACCCACCGCGGCCTGGCACTCGGTCTACGACGCGACCGTCGCCGGCCCGCGTGCGATTCAACCGCCCTCGCTGCTCACCGCGGCCCCGGAGCCCGAGGACGAGGACTGCCTGTCGCTCAACATCTGGACCCCCGACGTGTCGGCACGGCAGGCGGTGATGGTGTGGATCCACGGCGGCAGCTTCACCTCGGGATCGGGCAGCCAGCCGTACTACGACGGCACCCGCCTCGCGCAACGCGGGGTCGTGGTGGTGTCGATCAACTACCGGCTCGGCGCGCTCGGCTTCCTGCACCTCGGCGAGTTCGACGATGAGCTGGTCGGCACCGCCAACCTCGGGCTGCAGGACCAGACGCTCGCGTTGGCCTGGGTTCGCGACAACATCGCGGCCTTCGGCGGAGACCCGGATCGGGTGACGCTGTTCGGCGAGAGTGCGGGGGCGATGAGCGCCGCCGTGCACCTGGCCTCACCCGGGTCCCGTGGCCTGTTTCGGCGGGTCATCGCGCAGTCCGGGGCCGCGGGACACGTGCAGTCGGCGGCCTCGGGAACCAAGGTGGCCGAGGCGGTTCTCGACTCGCTCGGACTGGGGCCCGGCCCGTTGGACCGCGGCGCAGGCCGCAGCGGTCACCGACTCCTCGATCGCCTCCAGGGGGTTTCGGCCGCAGCGCTTCGCCAGGCGGTACACACCGTGTCACGTCAGTCCGTCGGCGACACTGCGCTGGCGTTCTGTCCGACGATCGACGGGGTCACGATCTCCGAGCACCCCGTCGAATCGTTGCGGAGTGGGAGTTCTTGCGACGTCGACCTGCTGTGTGGCACCAACGCGGACGAGATGAACCTGTTTCGGGTGCAGGACCTGTTGTCGGGAACTTCGGAGGATCTGAATGAGGATCGATTACGGCGGCGTCTGGCACGGGCGCTCGAGTTCTGGGGTTCGCCCGTCGGCCTCGACGAGGCGCTCGCCCGCTACCGCGACCGGTACCCGTATCAGGACAACTCGCAACTGTGGAGCACCATCAGCACCGACACGACCTTCCGGGCGCACATGTTCGCCATGGCCGACGCCCACGCAGCACGGGGCCGGGTGTGGTCGTATCACTTCACCCAACCGTCGAGCGCCTTCGGCGGTGCGCTCGGCGCCTGCCACGCGGTGGAGGTTCCGTTCGTGTTCGACAACCTCGATCAGCCCGGGGTTGAGGTTCTGCTCGGCGAGTTGACCCCACGACGCCGTCGTTTCGCCGCGGCTCTCGCCGACACGTGGGCGCAGTTCGCCTCGGTCGACGACCCGTCGCAGATCCGGGTTCCGGCCACCTCGGATTGCTGGCTGCGCTATCGCACGGGGCCGCGATACCAGGCCGTCCTGGACCTCGAATCGCGTCAGGTCGAAGGCCTCGACGCCGACCTGATGTCGATCTGGGTCCGAACACCCGAGGCGCGAAGCGGCGTCGAATCGGGAAAGATGGTGTCGTGA
- a CDS encoding NUDIX domain-containing protein, whose protein sequence is MGYVIRRIAARVVCFNPQGQLLMIRSSDPVDRTKPDWWELPGGGIDHGESATDAILRELREECGVNNVVMGQLIWTQHAQFTFAGWDFDQHETLFVAQSDGDSSGVTTLEALEAVAFQELRWRTIEELMADPLPTVPPRLREFIVPISRGDYPNEPIDISPRT, encoded by the coding sequence ATGGGATACGTGATCCGACGCATCGCCGCACGCGTGGTCTGTTTCAACCCGCAGGGCCAACTGCTCATGATCCGTTCGAGCGACCCCGTCGACCGCACCAAGCCCGACTGGTGGGAACTGCCCGGAGGTGGCATCGACCACGGCGAGAGCGCGACCGACGCGATCCTTCGCGAGCTGCGCGAGGAATGCGGCGTGAACAACGTCGTCATGGGCCAGCTCATCTGGACCCAGCACGCTCAGTTCACCTTCGCCGGCTGGGACTTCGATCAGCATGAAACACTGTTCGTCGCGCAATCCGACGGGGATTCGAGCGGCGTCACCACCCTCGAGGCCCTCGAGGCCGTCGCGTTTCAGGAACTGCGCTGGCGAACCATCGAAGAGCTGATGGCCGATCCCCTCCCGACCGTGCCGCCACGACTCCGCGAATTCATCGTGCCGATCTCTCGGGGCGACTACCCGAACGAACCGATCGACATCTCGCCGAGGACGTGA
- a CDS encoding DUF58 domain-containing protein has protein sequence MARSSAATLRPTGAGWATIGFCGFALAVGRATGITEFLFGGLFGGIVVVLCAVAAKVSARSVEIDRALSRDRVPMASPLRSIFTVSTTGRFPWPPVVMVDHIDGEAQPARLLADPESRSGSGARTRTERVEIPMHAATRGLVRFGPVQLVHRDPLALMAATTTHPAPATLLVLPTITPLGTMSPAIGAQPHAQLRSGARRMANRNDEFEALREYVEGDDIRLVHWAASARVGQFVVREFEHRSLHRTLVVVDTGVGMGVGTGDSNGPTSDDVDSAFEQAVSNAASVLVDLVDAGEATTFIVGAQVGVSPVRFDIDSPSDLDRALDTLATVARDAVPASSSNWIEGPIGRAHGVTGGDQVVVCTAGLDRDGVAALSAAASTGVDVIVLDASRSGASRSGASTSGASTSGAMRWFSATDADQLRDAWTAAGGAVGVHAAASRAGRR, from the coding sequence ATGGCGCGTAGCAGCGCCGCAACCCTTCGCCCGACCGGTGCCGGCTGGGCGACGATCGGGTTCTGCGGGTTCGCACTCGCGGTGGGGCGCGCCACCGGCATTACCGAATTCCTCTTCGGCGGGCTGTTCGGCGGCATCGTCGTCGTGCTCTGCGCAGTCGCTGCGAAGGTCAGCGCCCGATCGGTGGAGATCGATCGGGCGCTGTCGCGGGACCGGGTTCCCATGGCCTCACCGTTGCGGTCGATCTTCACCGTCTCCACGACCGGTCGCTTTCCCTGGCCGCCCGTCGTCATGGTCGACCACATCGACGGCGAGGCGCAGCCGGCCCGGCTCCTGGCCGACCCGGAGTCGCGATCCGGCAGCGGGGCGCGCACGCGAACCGAACGCGTCGAGATCCCGATGCACGCTGCTACCCGCGGCCTCGTGCGTTTCGGGCCGGTACAACTCGTGCACCGCGACCCGCTCGCACTCATGGCCGCAACGACGACACACCCGGCGCCTGCGACACTCCTCGTCCTGCCGACCATCACCCCGCTCGGAACGATGAGCCCGGCCATCGGGGCGCAACCTCACGCCCAACTGCGCAGCGGCGCGCGGCGCATGGCGAACCGCAACGACGAGTTCGAAGCGCTGCGCGAATACGTTGAGGGCGACGACATCCGACTGGTTCATTGGGCGGCGAGCGCGCGGGTCGGTCAGTTCGTCGTGCGGGAATTCGAACACCGGTCGCTGCACCGAACCCTCGTCGTGGTCGACACCGGAGTAGGTATGGGAGTGGGTACGGGCGATTCGAACGGGCCCACGAGCGACGACGTCGATTCGGCCTTCGAACAGGCGGTGTCGAACGCTGCGTCGGTGCTGGTCGACCTGGTCGATGCCGGCGAGGCCACCACCTTCATCGTCGGGGCTCAGGTCGGCGTCAGCCCTGTGCGATTCGACATCGACTCGCCGAGCGATCTCGATCGAGCACTCGACACCCTGGCGACGGTGGCTCGCGACGCTGTTCCGGCCTCGTCGTCGAATTGGATCGAAGGCCCCATCGGCCGCGCCCATGGCGTCACCGGCGGCGACCAGGTGGTGGTGTGTACCGCCGGTCTCGACCGCGATGGCGTGGCCGCATTGAGCGCTGCGGCGTCCACCGGAGTCGACGTCATCGTGCTGGACGCCTCGCGATCCGGCGCCTCGCGATCCGGCGCCTCCACCAGCGGCGCCTCCACCAGCGGCGCGATGCGCTGGTTTTCCGCGACCGACGCCGACCAACTCCGCGACGCATGGACGGCCGCGGGTGGGGCGGTCGGGGTCCACGCTGCGGCCTCACGGGCCGGCCGACGATGA
- the rsmH gene encoding 16S rRNA (cytosine(1402)-N(4))-methyltransferase RsmH yields the protein MSGFSDETFEHVPVMLGDVVELFSTVPPGLIVDGTLGGAGHASAILDSRADVRLLGIDRDAAALEVARQRLARFGDRVAFHHGRFDQMAEAVRGLGEDHVSGVLLDLGVSSPQLDHADRGFSYRLEAPLDMRMDTSQTLTAHDVVNDYTAEQLSEVLHRYGDERFHRRIAKQIVNARPIETTTQLSEVVASAIPAPARRRGGNPVNRSFQAIRIEVNDELAALSNALDQALDLLLPGGRCVVLSYHSGEDRIVKDRFRRAETGGCECPQGLECVCGAEPQARLIKRGAQKASAEEIDENPRAASVRRRVVESVRFTERPQEVA from the coding sequence TTGAGCGGGTTCAGCGACGAGACGTTCGAACATGTGCCCGTCATGTTGGGCGATGTCGTCGAGCTGTTTTCGACGGTGCCGCCGGGCCTCATCGTCGACGGCACCCTCGGCGGCGCCGGCCATGCGAGCGCCATTTTGGATTCACGAGCCGACGTGAGGCTCCTGGGTATCGATCGCGATGCCGCCGCCCTCGAGGTGGCACGTCAGCGCCTGGCTCGCTTCGGCGACCGGGTCGCGTTTCACCACGGACGCTTCGACCAGATGGCCGAAGCCGTTCGTGGACTTGGCGAAGACCACGTCTCGGGGGTTCTCCTCGATCTCGGCGTGAGTTCTCCGCAGCTCGATCACGCAGATCGTGGGTTTTCCTATCGCCTCGAAGCACCTCTGGACATGCGCATGGACACATCACAGACCTTGACCGCTCACGATGTCGTGAACGACTACACCGCAGAGCAGCTCTCCGAGGTGCTGCATCGCTACGGCGACGAACGTTTCCATCGTCGTATCGCCAAGCAGATCGTCAATGCCCGACCGATCGAGACCACGACCCAACTCAGCGAGGTGGTGGCCAGTGCGATCCCCGCCCCGGCTCGGCGCCGCGGCGGCAACCCGGTCAATCGCTCGTTTCAGGCGATCCGCATCGAGGTGAACGACGAGTTGGCTGCGCTGTCCAACGCGCTCGACCAGGCGCTCGACCTGCTGTTGCCGGGCGGCCGATGTGTCGTGCTCAGCTACCACAGCGGCGAGGATCGCATCGTCAAGGACCGCTTCCGTCGGGCCGAGACCGGCGGTTGCGAGTGCCCGCAGGGCCTCGAGTGTGTCTGCGGCGCCGAACCTCAGGCTCGATTGATCAAGCGGGGTGCGCAGAAGGCGTCCGCCGAGGAGATCGACGAGAACCCCCGCGCGGCGTCGGTGCGCCGCCGTGTCGTGGAATCGGTCCGCTTCACGGAGCGTCCTCAGGAAGTTGCGTGA
- a CDS encoding DNA polymerase IV: MNTTTGRDGPERVILHVDMDAFFASVEILDDPSLRGRPVVVGASGPRGVVAAASYEARAYGVHSAMPGALARRRCPQAVFLAGRHGRYREVSAEVMAIFGEVTPLVEPLSLDEAFLDVTGRRRALGDGPRIAAAIRQRVLDEVGLTCSIGVAPNKFLAKLATETAKPAPTPTGPVFGSGVAVVRPGEVRAFLDSLEVGALWGVGPKTREKLRGLGITTVRQLAGMPQTALCSALGEAAGRHLSALAHGIDDRPVIADLEAKSISHEVTFAVDLVGRPAIDVEIVRLADAVAARLRAGSNTGRTVHLKVRFADFDTITRSRSLATPVDDGLAIAEIARNLMDDADHLRGVRLVGVGVSGLAERAQRSAQLSLLDEPEPSHLERVELNEAIDAIRDRFGLRSIGPASLRSSRSGRSFEQGEQQWGPGATGHGS; encoded by the coding sequence GTGAACACGACCACCGGCCGCGACGGGCCCGAGCGGGTGATTCTGCACGTCGACATGGATGCGTTCTTCGCGTCGGTGGAGATTCTCGATGACCCGTCGTTGCGGGGTCGTCCGGTGGTGGTGGGGGCGTCGGGTCCCCGAGGGGTCGTCGCGGCTGCCTCCTATGAGGCCCGCGCCTATGGCGTGCATTCGGCGATGCCGGGTGCGCTGGCGCGCCGTCGATGCCCCCAGGCGGTGTTCCTGGCCGGTCGTCACGGTCGCTACCGCGAGGTCAGTGCTGAGGTCATGGCCATCTTCGGCGAGGTGACACCGCTGGTCGAACCGCTGTCGCTCGACGAGGCGTTTCTCGACGTCACCGGCCGGCGGCGTGCCCTCGGCGATGGACCTCGCATCGCTGCGGCCATTCGACAGCGCGTCCTCGACGAGGTCGGATTGACCTGTTCGATCGGGGTTGCGCCGAACAAGTTCCTCGCCAAACTCGCCACCGAGACCGCCAAGCCGGCGCCGACGCCGACGGGGCCGGTGTTCGGCAGCGGTGTGGCGGTGGTGAGGCCCGGGGAGGTGCGCGCCTTTCTCGACTCCCTCGAGGTCGGCGCGTTGTGGGGGGTCGGACCGAAGACCCGAGAAAAGCTGCGAGGGCTGGGCATCACGACGGTGCGACAGCTCGCCGGGATGCCGCAGACGGCGTTGTGCAGCGCACTGGGCGAGGCCGCCGGGCGACACCTCTCGGCGTTGGCCCACGGAATCGATGACCGGCCGGTCATCGCCGACCTCGAGGCGAAGTCGATCAGCCACGAAGTCACCTTCGCCGTCGATCTGGTCGGACGCCCGGCCATCGACGTCGAGATCGTGCGACTCGCCGATGCGGTGGCGGCACGGCTGCGTGCGGGGTCGAACACCGGACGCACGGTGCATCTGAAGGTGCGCTTCGCCGACTTCGACACGATCACACGGTCGAGATCCCTGGCGACCCCGGTCGACGACGGTCTTGCTATCGCAGAGATCGCCCGGAACCTGATGGATGATGCCGATCATTTGCGGGGGGTTCGCCTGGTCGGTGTGGGCGTGAGCGGGCTTGCCGAACGCGCCCAGCGAAGCGCTCAGCTCTCCCTGCTCGACGAACCCGAGCCGAGCCACCTCGAGCGAGTCGAACTGAACGAGGCGATCGACGCCATTCGCGACCGGTTCGGACTGCGCTCGATCGGCCCCGCCTCGTTGCGGTCGAGCCGCTCGGGTCGGTCCTTCGAACAGGGCGAACAGCAATGGGGCCCGGGGGCGACCGGCCACGGCTCGTAA
- a CDS encoding DUF3488 and DUF4129 domain-containing transglutaminase family protein, whose amino-acid sequence MIRSDAPATTPDCRRQRTAPYGIDDALVVLAVVALSFATAFCAARAFTPMSDVMGRLAITIVTCASLVVVARSARLPAATTFACSLPAGVLAIGVIFDIPYRTMGLVPTAESIAWLHESMTDSFSGFLQAVPPVSATPGFVIPIAAVLWFCTSFGIFAAVDSHGPLHAAAAPLTLFATTSILLLGRYAIASTAAMALALMLLRLATAARSVSIRHSPRRSGSSALTRGIWVSGTAVILTSVAAALVVNAVVPLNVSGAIDLRAIGRPEPPRTVESPLVSVSALLRSQSTRRLFDVDASSAHYWRLTALDRFDGISWSATADYESVGDGRLAGEAPANAAADTVRQRFTLREAFSDWLPAAFAPTRIDLDESLRFDRDSTSIFLPTDDRPAAISYEVTSSVPDRDAVTADRFASITTTPDDTTDTIHNLIDPSVAELARVITEGRSPFESALALERFFHTDRRFTYDTNVDYSRQGDPLVAFLNDGAGFCQQFATAFAAMARAVGIPARVAIGFVPGTATPIDESSTLFAVRANDGHAWPELYFDGLGWVPFEPTPGAQNPDASSYSTAPEPTGSGRDRDDLADSTTTTTAAPATTIADSAVAPTTTSDPSNPSDASDGDDASDGLDDRSAWRPGRGSALVALIALVAGATIVARVITVRRRARHLQAPDRPADRRIEASWDRVVAELSRIGIVAQRSETPLEFAERAHREVGEQEPLDTAIDLRRLGEIESRRRYAGTPPHPDDADRVAEIADQVHDLVWARLASADKVRFLLDLR is encoded by the coding sequence ATGATCCGCTCCGACGCGCCGGCCACGACGCCCGACTGCAGGCGACAGCGGACCGCGCCCTACGGCATCGACGACGCCCTCGTGGTGCTCGCCGTGGTCGCATTGTCGTTCGCGACCGCGTTCTGCGCCGCTCGAGCCTTCACTCCCATGAGCGATGTCATGGGACGTCTGGCGATCACCATCGTCACCTGCGCCAGCCTCGTCGTCGTCGCCCGATCCGCTCGACTGCCGGCGGCGACTACCTTCGCGTGTTCCCTACCGGCCGGGGTCCTCGCCATCGGCGTCATCTTCGACATCCCGTACCGGACGATGGGTCTCGTGCCCACCGCCGAGTCGATCGCGTGGCTTCACGAGTCCATGACCGACTCCTTCAGTGGATTCCTCCAGGCGGTGCCCCCGGTGAGCGCCACTCCGGGATTCGTGATCCCGATCGCCGCGGTCCTGTGGTTCTGCACCTCGTTTGGAATCTTCGCCGCCGTCGACTCCCACGGGCCCCTTCACGCAGCCGCAGCGCCGCTCACCTTGTTCGCGACCACCTCCATCCTGCTCCTGGGCCGGTATGCGATCGCGTCCACCGCGGCGATGGCGCTGGCCCTGATGTTGTTACGGCTCGCGACGGCCGCCCGGTCGGTGTCGATTCGACACTCGCCGCGGCGCTCCGGTTCCTCCGCGCTCACGCGTGGGATCTGGGTGAGCGGAACCGCGGTGATTCTCACCTCGGTCGCTGCGGCACTCGTCGTGAACGCCGTCGTTCCCCTGAACGTGTCGGGGGCGATCGACCTCCGGGCGATCGGTCGGCCCGAACCACCGCGCACCGTCGAGAGCCCGTTGGTCAGCGTCTCTGCGCTACTGCGCAGCCAGTCGACGCGACGGCTCTTCGACGTCGACGCGTCGAGTGCGCACTACTGGCGACTGACCGCGCTCGATCGGTTCGACGGCATCTCGTGGTCGGCCACCGCCGATTACGAATCCGTCGGGGACGGCCGCCTCGCCGGGGAGGCCCCCGCCAACGCAGCGGCCGACACGGTGAGACAACGCTTCACCCTCCGCGAAGCCTTCAGCGACTGGCTCCCCGCAGCATTCGCCCCGACCCGCATCGATCTCGACGAATCTCTCCGCTTCGATCGGGACTCGACCTCGATCTTCCTGCCCACCGACGACCGTCCCGCAGCGATTTCCTACGAGGTCACCTCCTCGGTTCCGGATCGCGACGCGGTCACCGCCGACCGATTCGCGTCCATCACCACGACCCCGGACGACACGACCGACACGATCCACAACCTGATCGACCCCAGCGTGGCCGAGTTGGCGAGGGTGATCACCGAAGGCCGCTCCCCGTTCGAGTCGGCCCTGGCCCTCGAGCGGTTCTTCCACACCGACCGCCGCTTCACCTATGACACGAACGTCGATTACTCGCGCCAGGGCGACCCGTTGGTGGCCTTCTTGAACGACGGGGCCGGGTTCTGCCAACAATTCGCCACCGCGTTCGCCGCGATGGCGCGGGCGGTGGGAATCCCCGCACGGGTCGCGATCGGATTCGTCCCCGGCACCGCCACCCCGATCGACGAGTCCTCGACGCTGTTCGCCGTTCGGGCCAACGACGGCCATGCGTGGCCCGAGTTGTACTTCGACGGGCTCGGCTGGGTGCCGTTCGAGCCAACCCCGGGCGCGCAGAACCCCGATGCTTCGAGCTATTCCACCGCACCTGAGCCGACCGGATCGGGCCGCGATCGCGACGACCTCGCAGACTCGACGACGACGACGACTGCTGCCCCGGCGACCACCATCGCCGATTCCGCCGTTGCGCCGACCACGACCTCCGATCCGTCCAACCCATCCGATGCGTCGGATGGCGACGACGCTTCGGACGGGCTCGACGACCGCTCCGCGTGGCGACCCGGCCGGGGCAGCGCACTCGTCGCGCTCATCGCCCTCGTCGCGGGCGCGACGATCGTCGCCCGGGTGATCACCGTTCGCCGACGGGCGCGGCACCTACAGGCGCCCGACCGCCCCGCCGACCGACGGATCGAGGCGTCGTGGGACCGGGTCGTCGCCGAGCTGTCGCGCATCGGCATCGTCGCGCAGCGCTCCGAGACCCCCCTCGAATTCGCCGAACGGGCCCACCGCGAGGTGGGAGAACAGGAACCGCTCGACACCGCGATCGACCTTCGCCGGCTCGGAGAGATCGAGAGCCGTCGTCGCTATGCCGGCACGCCGCCGCACCCCGACGACGCCGACCGCGTCGCCGAGATCGCCGATCAGGTCCACGACCTCGTGTGGGCGCGCCTCGCCTCCGCCGACAAGGTCCGGTTCCTGCTCGATCTACGGTGA
- a CDS encoding NUDIX hydrolase — protein MREWVVAGAVIENDAGLLLVENLRRNGATDWTPPGGVIEADDAEDIRSGLAREVLEETGLTVAGWGELLYEVVAEAPALGWVMRAQIHLVTAVIGEVVVGNDPDGIVTDAAYVPVDACAAQLTSTHRWVSEPLTDWLGQRWSEPRSYRYRLEPHRSGPGRIVRL, from the coding sequence GTGAGAGAGTGGGTCGTCGCCGGAGCGGTCATCGAAAACGATGCCGGGCTGTTGCTCGTGGAGAACCTGCGGCGCAACGGTGCGACCGATTGGACCCCACCCGGCGGGGTCATCGAGGCCGACGACGCCGAGGACATCCGCAGCGGACTCGCACGCGAGGTGCTCGAGGAGACCGGGCTCACCGTTGCCGGATGGGGCGAGTTGCTCTACGAGGTGGTGGCCGAGGCGCCGGCGCTCGGGTGGGTGATGCGTGCGCAGATCCATCTGGTGACGGCGGTGATCGGCGAGGTCGTGGTCGGCAACGACCCCGATGGCATCGTGACCGACGCGGCCTACGTCCCGGTCGACGCGTGTGCTGCACAGCTCACCAGCACCCATCGTTGGGTGAGCGAACCGCTGACCGACTGGCTCGGGCAGCGCTGGTCCGAACCGCGCAGTTACCGTTACCGGCTCGAACCTCACCGCAGCGGGCCGGGGCGCATCGTGCGCCTGTGA
- a CDS encoding MoxR family ATPase, whose product MTIDEHPPPPATFQSLFDAICDNVRSVVRGHDASIHLAVTCLIAEGHLLIEDVPGVGKTTLGKALAVSVDGTFGRVQFTPDLLPADVVGTSILNQQLGQFEFRPGPIFANLLLADEINRATPKTQSALLEAMAERQVTAGGESRDLPVPFMVIATQNPVEHHGTYPLPESQLDRFLIRLSLGYPAAEDEEQLLISEGAVPQLESLQPVVSIQHITAMAKRATTVRVGDDVRRYIVALANATRSHHCIRLGMSPRASLGLQRAAQVTAAAQGRDHTTPDDVKQIATAVLAHRLELTPHALVDGLSVDDVLHDLLATVPIPRSASVPLGAHGA is encoded by the coding sequence ATGACGATCGACGAACACCCTCCGCCGCCCGCCACCTTCCAGTCCCTTTTCGACGCGATCTGCGACAACGTTCGAAGCGTCGTCCGAGGCCATGACGCCTCGATTCACCTGGCGGTCACCTGCCTGATCGCCGAAGGCCACCTCCTGATCGAGGACGTCCCTGGGGTCGGCAAAACCACCCTCGGCAAGGCCCTCGCCGTCTCGGTCGACGGCACCTTCGGGCGCGTGCAGTTCACCCCGGACCTCCTGCCCGCAGACGTGGTCGGCACGTCGATTCTGAACCAACAACTCGGGCAATTTGAGTTCCGGCCGGGCCCGATCTTCGCCAACCTGCTCCTCGCCGACGAGATCAACCGGGCGACCCCGAAGACCCAATCCGCCCTCCTCGAAGCCATGGCGGAGCGCCAGGTCACCGCCGGGGGTGAATCGCGCGACCTGCCCGTACCGTTCATGGTCATCGCCACCCAGAACCCAGTCGAGCACCACGGGACTTACCCGCTTCCCGAGAGCCAACTCGACCGGTTCCTCATCCGCTTGTCGCTCGGCTACCCCGCTGCCGAGGACGAGGAGCAACTCCTCATCAGCGAGGGAGCCGTTCCCCAACTCGAATCACTTCAGCCGGTCGTGTCGATTCAGCACATCACCGCGATGGCGAAGCGGGCCACCACCGTGCGCGTCGGCGATGACGTTCGCCGGTACATCGTCGCGCTCGCGAACGCCACCAGAAGCCACCACTGCATACGCCTGGGGATGTCGCCGCGGGCGTCGCTCGGCCTGCAGCGTGCCGCCCAGGTCACGGCGGCGGCCCAAGGGCGCGATCACACGACCCCCGATGACGTCAAACAGATCGCGACCGCCGTCCTGGCGCACCGACTCGAGCTCACCCCGCACGCGCTGGTCGATGGCCTCAGCGTCGACGACGTCCTCCACGACCTCCTCGCAACCGTTCCCATTCCGAGGTCCGCGTCGGTTCCCCTCGGTGCCCATGGCGCGTAG
- a CDS encoding DUF3040 domain-containing protein, whose protein sequence is MPLSEEEQRILTEIEHQLRASDPELARQVSTTTVFTAPIRHTKVAAVGLVVSLAVMLLLLVSVNAVAAFVVGFLPMFACGISLERSLRHLAWASLDQIGSALAPAERSTHGDSADRFPAEPEDD, encoded by the coding sequence GTGCCGCTGTCAGAAGAAGAGCAGCGAATCCTCACCGAGATCGAACATCAGCTGCGCGCCTCCGATCCGGAGCTGGCGCGGCAGGTGTCGACCACGACGGTGTTCACCGCTCCGATCCGTCACACCAAGGTGGCGGCGGTCGGACTCGTGGTGTCGCTGGCGGTGATGTTGCTGTTGTTGGTGAGCGTCAACGCCGTTGCCGCGTTCGTCGTCGGGTTCCTGCCGATGTTCGCATGTGGCATCTCGCTCGAACGCAGCCTGCGCCACCTCGCCTGGGCGTCGCTCGACCAGATCGGCTCGGCGTTGGCTCCGGCGGAGCGCTCCACCCACGGCGATTCCGCGGACCGGTTCCCCGCCGAACCCGAAGACGACTGA